One window from the genome of Thermodesulfatator atlanticus DSM 21156 encodes:
- the thiM gene encoding hydroxyethylthiazole kinase produces the protein MEWFAKSLEKVREKRPLVQNITNFVVMNTTANALLAIGAAPVMAHAQNELEDMLKIADSLVINIGTLDDNWLNSMEKAVKLAKALGKNTVLDPVGAGATKLRTETSLKLIEYGDIAVLRGNFGEIAALLGEHGKTRGVDSAIYEEDKAKTLVLTAAKEFDTVVVITGPVDYVSDGKKSYAIYNGHEMLGRVTGTGCMVSALIGAFVAVEEPLKAAVSALVSFGIVAEKAYEEAKYLGSFHVKLYDWLYKIDVDLINKMGKVTEIGP, from the coding sequence GTGGAATGGTTCGCTAAATCATTGGAAAAAGTTAGAGAGAAAAGGCCACTTGTTCAAAACATTACAAACTTTGTGGTTATGAACACAACTGCCAATGCTCTTCTCGCCATTGGAGCTGCTCCTGTAATGGCACATGCCCAAAATGAACTCGAAGACATGCTAAAGATTGCAGACTCCCTTGTGATAAATATTGGAACACTTGACGACAACTGGCTTAACTCTATGGAAAAAGCTGTTAAGCTTGCCAAAGCGTTAGGAAAAAACACAGTCCTTGATCCCGTTGGTGCGGGAGCTACCAAGCTGCGAACTGAAACATCGTTAAAGCTTATTGAATACGGAGACATAGCTGTTCTTCGCGGAAATTTTGGGGAGATAGCCGCATTGCTTGGTGAGCATGGAAAGACAAGAGGCGTTGATTCCGCAATATATGAAGAGGATAAAGCAAAGACGCTTGTGCTAACTGCCGCTAAAGAATTTGATACAGTTGTAGTTATCACAGGGCCTGTTGATTATGTGAGCGATGGCAAAAAAAGTTATGCGATATATAACGGGCATGAGATGCTTGGGAGAGTCACCGGAACAGGATGTATGGTTAGTGCACTCATTGGCGCCTTTGTAGCAGTTGAAGAACCTTTGAAAGCCGCTGTATCGGCTTTGGTTTCTTTTGGAATTGTAGCTGAGAAAGCTTATGAAGAGGCAAAATATCTGGGTAGCTTTCACGTAAAACTCTACGATTGGCTTTACAAAATTGATGTCGATCTCATTA